A genomic region of Christiangramia sp. OXR-203 contains the following coding sequences:
- a CDS encoding DUF6730 family protein, with protein MMTKLEQLSELLVSEISQFEKTVELLKKIQAENIGVDISGLENLFKQNQLYLDDIVANHIKEMKNLGGNLQKSKTYPLWALILFIASLLTNVILTYTLFLKI; from the coding sequence ATGATGACGAAATTAGAACAATTAAGTGAACTGTTAGTTTCAGAAATTAGCCAGTTTGAGAAAACTGTTGAGTTACTAAAAAAAATTCAAGCGGAGAATATAGGTGTCGATATAAGTGGCTTAGAAAACTTGTTCAAACAAAATCAGTTGTATCTAGATGATATAGTAGCTAATCATATCAAGGAAATGAAAAATCTAGGAGGAAACTTGCAAAAATCTAAAACATATCCTCTATGGGCTTTAATACTTTTTATTGCATCATTACTAACTAATGTGATTCTAACATATACCTTATTCTTAAAAATATAA